One part of the Melospiza melodia melodia isolate bMelMel2 chromosome 3, bMelMel2.pri, whole genome shotgun sequence genome encodes these proteins:
- the XKR5 gene encoding XK-related protein 5 isoform X1, with amino-acid sequence MGLGATWDSGRCPCPWQGWNERSFKSLPTQTNLGFSGYECHRSVAGGGGVWLCHPSSPPLCPSPGLCAIIHYLVRGQLGWFGLTMACLVPGYAAQLLSILWFRADGHAPGCCLLALHLLQLGLWKRYWDVLRAAAKAGGSAGELLAQLGDVCVLRLLEALLQTLPHLLLQAYVVVAVDPAGFIPGVSAGLSLLSLAWALVSYSHFTFLMKPGHLSPPAAVILCLLLWRTGMLGTRVLALVLFARLYSFWVFAVAGVHWLLMSFWLGAQQTDIVTQPCRWRLFNCLLGAVYIFCYINVRPGPSRTRVAVFYAIMLMENTLLLLLGTRFLQVELRNSLTVTGAVMSGSLIGVTALVIYYSLLHPKSTEIWQGFLETMCSPAAAGDEEGSGESSQAEQSSGTLADEESLPVEGTKTEPQKETSSSLLQSKGGLEDSWTDHHHWLLVKLALKTGDVSVINAAFGDGGVGEAFPGGWMMGKAPGAEPGANLSLPMRDIPPSGLAVGNGGGIKASAGALGVAQEDGAGQEPDFPPSTSHPIGFSPDSTESSSVYFSASAGGIISPGTGTATSMALVQRDSKAQPPPGCLGEGGGGRGGDSSLGMPSISPILGACAHKCLQRSSSFGNTGSCGVAGLPKEGSEPTGTEGALVGCQHLWDTHPCGPQGTVVRSKLRSPCFTSTPKAGPKCSQRGLGELGEGTDQSG; translated from the exons atgggacttggagcaacctgggatagtggaaggtgtccctgcccatggcagggatggaatgAGAGAAGCTTtaagtcccttcccacccaaaccaatcTGGGATTCTCTGGTTATGAATGTCACCGCTCAgttgctgggggggggggggtgtggctGTGTCATCCCTCATCACCGCCTCTCTGCCCttctccagggctctgtgccatCATCCACTACCTTGTCCGGGGCCAGCTGGGCTGGTTCGGGCTCACCATGGCCTGCCTGGTGCCCGGCTACGCCGCTCAGCTCCTCAGCATCCTCTGGTTCCGGGCAGACGGACACGCACCCGGCTGCTGCCTCCTGGCGCTCCACCTCCTGCAGCTGGGCCTCTGGAAGCG GTACTGGGATGTTCTGCGGGCGGCGGCCAAGGCGGGCGGCAGTGccggggagctgctggctcagctCGGGGATGTTTGTGTGCTGCGGCTCCTGGAGGCCCTGCTGCAGACCCTGCCTCACCTCCTGCTCCAAGCCTATGTGGTGGTGGCCGTGGACCCAGCAGGATTCATCCCTG GTGTCagtgcagggctgtccctgctgtccctggcctgggctTTGGTCTCCTACAGCCACTTCACCTTCCTGATGAAGCCTGGACACCTGAGCCCACCAGCTGCTGTCatcctgtgcctgctgctctggaGGACAGGGATGCTGGGCACCCGGGTGCTGGCCCTGGTGCTCTTTGCCAGGCTCTATTCCTTCTGGGTTTTTGCTGTGGCAG GGGTGCACTGGCTGCTCATGTCCTTCTGGCTGGGGGCCCAGCAGACAGATATTGTGACCCAGCCGTGCCGCTGGAGGCTCTTCAACTGCCTGCTGGGAGCTGTCTACATCTTCTGCTACATCAACGTCCGCCCCGGCCCCTCCAGGACCAGGGTGGCCGTGTTTTATGCA ATAATGCTGATGGAGAACACGCTCCTGCTGCTGTTGGGCACCCGGTTCCTGCAGGTAGAGCTGAGGAACAGCCTGACTGTGACTGGGGCTGTCATGTCAGGGTCTTTAATAG GTGTCACAGCTCTGGTGATTTACTACAGCCTGCTCCACCCCAAGTCCACAGAGATCTGGCAGGGATTCCTGGAGACAATGTGcagtcctgcagcagctggggatgAGGAGGGGTCTGGAGAAAGCTCCCAAGCTGAGCAGAGTTCAGGGACTTTGGCAGATGAGGAGTCCTTGCCAGTGGAAGGGACCAAGACAGAGCCCCAAAAGGAGACCAGCTCATCACTGTTGCAGTCCAAGGGGGGTTTGGAGGACAGCTGGACAGACCATCACCACTGGCTGCTGGTGAAGCTGGCCTTGAAGACAGGAGATGTGTCCGTGATCAACGCAGCTTTCGGAGATGGCGGCGTGGGAGAGGCTTTTCCTGGAGGATGGATGATGGGGAAAGCCCCTGGAGCTGAGCCTGGGGCAAACCTTTCCCTCCCCATGAGGGACATCCCTCCCTCTGGACTGGCAGTGGGGAATGGAGGAGGCATCAAAGCCAGTGCTGGTGCTCTGGGAGTGGcacaggaggatggagcagggcaggagcctgATTTTCCCCCATCCACATCCCACCCCATTGGCTTCTCCCCGGATTCCACCGAGAGCTCCTCTGTGTATTTCAGTGCAAGTGCAGGAGGCATCATCtcccctgggacagggacagccacaaGCATGGCTCTGGTGCAAAGGGACAGCAAAGCTCAGCCTCCCCCAGGCTGcctgggagaaggaggaggaggaagaggaggggattCATCCCTTGGGATGCCCAGCATCAGCCCAATCCTGGGCGCTTGTGCCCACAAGTGTCTGCAGAGAAGCTCTTCCTTCGGCAACACGGGCAGCTGTGGGGTGGCAGGTCTCCCCAAAGAGGGCTCAGAGCCCACGGGGACAGAGGGTGCCCTTGTGGGGTGCCAGCACCTTTGGGACACCCACCCTTGTGGCCCGCAGGGGACTGTGGTGAGGAGCAAGCTGAGGTCACCGTGCTTCACCTCCACCCCCAAGGCCGGCCCTAAATGCTCCCAGCGAGGACTGGGGGAGCTGGGAGAGGGGACAGACCAGTCTGGGTGA
- the XKR5 gene encoding XK-related protein 5 isoform X2, producing the protein MRGAVPSLSLTLLAAESGARLCAIIHYLVRGQLGWFGLTMACLVPGYAAQLLSILWFRADGHAPGCCLLALHLLQLGLWKRYWDVLRAAAKAGGSAGELLAQLGDVCVLRLLEALLQTLPHLLLQAYVVVAVDPAGFIPGVSAGLSLLSLAWALVSYSHFTFLMKPGHLSPPAAVILCLLLWRTGMLGTRVLALVLFARLYSFWVFAVAGVHWLLMSFWLGAQQTDIVTQPCRWRLFNCLLGAVYIFCYINVRPGPSRTRVAVFYAIMLMENTLLLLLGTRFLQVELRNSLTVTGAVMSGSLIGVTALVIYYSLLHPKSTEIWQGFLETMCSPAAAGDEEGSGESSQAEQSSGTLADEESLPVEGTKTEPQKETSSSLLQSKGGLEDSWTDHHHWLLVKLALKTGDVSVINAAFGDGGVGEAFPGGWMMGKAPGAEPGANLSLPMRDIPPSGLAVGNGGGIKASAGALGVAQEDGAGQEPDFPPSTSHPIGFSPDSTESSSVYFSASAGGIISPGTGTATSMALVQRDSKAQPPPGCLGEGGGGRGGDSSLGMPSISPILGACAHKCLQRSSSFGNTGSCGVAGLPKEGSEPTGTEGALVGCQHLWDTHPCGPQGTVVRSKLRSPCFTSTPKAGPKCSQRGLGELGEGTDQSG; encoded by the exons ATGCGCGGGGCCGTGCCCAGCCTCAGCCTGACGCTGCTGGCGGCGGAGAGCGGCGCCC ggctctgtgccatCATCCACTACCTTGTCCGGGGCCAGCTGGGCTGGTTCGGGCTCACCATGGCCTGCCTGGTGCCCGGCTACGCCGCTCAGCTCCTCAGCATCCTCTGGTTCCGGGCAGACGGACACGCACCCGGCTGCTGCCTCCTGGCGCTCCACCTCCTGCAGCTGGGCCTCTGGAAGCG GTACTGGGATGTTCTGCGGGCGGCGGCCAAGGCGGGCGGCAGTGccggggagctgctggctcagctCGGGGATGTTTGTGTGCTGCGGCTCCTGGAGGCCCTGCTGCAGACCCTGCCTCACCTCCTGCTCCAAGCCTATGTGGTGGTGGCCGTGGACCCAGCAGGATTCATCCCTG GTGTCagtgcagggctgtccctgctgtccctggcctgggctTTGGTCTCCTACAGCCACTTCACCTTCCTGATGAAGCCTGGACACCTGAGCCCACCAGCTGCTGTCatcctgtgcctgctgctctggaGGACAGGGATGCTGGGCACCCGGGTGCTGGCCCTGGTGCTCTTTGCCAGGCTCTATTCCTTCTGGGTTTTTGCTGTGGCAG GGGTGCACTGGCTGCTCATGTCCTTCTGGCTGGGGGCCCAGCAGACAGATATTGTGACCCAGCCGTGCCGCTGGAGGCTCTTCAACTGCCTGCTGGGAGCTGTCTACATCTTCTGCTACATCAACGTCCGCCCCGGCCCCTCCAGGACCAGGGTGGCCGTGTTTTATGCA ATAATGCTGATGGAGAACACGCTCCTGCTGCTGTTGGGCACCCGGTTCCTGCAGGTAGAGCTGAGGAACAGCCTGACTGTGACTGGGGCTGTCATGTCAGGGTCTTTAATAG GTGTCACAGCTCTGGTGATTTACTACAGCCTGCTCCACCCCAAGTCCACAGAGATCTGGCAGGGATTCCTGGAGACAATGTGcagtcctgcagcagctggggatgAGGAGGGGTCTGGAGAAAGCTCCCAAGCTGAGCAGAGTTCAGGGACTTTGGCAGATGAGGAGTCCTTGCCAGTGGAAGGGACCAAGACAGAGCCCCAAAAGGAGACCAGCTCATCACTGTTGCAGTCCAAGGGGGGTTTGGAGGACAGCTGGACAGACCATCACCACTGGCTGCTGGTGAAGCTGGCCTTGAAGACAGGAGATGTGTCCGTGATCAACGCAGCTTTCGGAGATGGCGGCGTGGGAGAGGCTTTTCCTGGAGGATGGATGATGGGGAAAGCCCCTGGAGCTGAGCCTGGGGCAAACCTTTCCCTCCCCATGAGGGACATCCCTCCCTCTGGACTGGCAGTGGGGAATGGAGGAGGCATCAAAGCCAGTGCTGGTGCTCTGGGAGTGGcacaggaggatggagcagggcaggagcctgATTTTCCCCCATCCACATCCCACCCCATTGGCTTCTCCCCGGATTCCACCGAGAGCTCCTCTGTGTATTTCAGTGCAAGTGCAGGAGGCATCATCtcccctgggacagggacagccacaaGCATGGCTCTGGTGCAAAGGGACAGCAAAGCTCAGCCTCCCCCAGGCTGcctgggagaaggaggaggaggaagaggaggggattCATCCCTTGGGATGCCCAGCATCAGCCCAATCCTGGGCGCTTGTGCCCACAAGTGTCTGCAGAGAAGCTCTTCCTTCGGCAACACGGGCAGCTGTGGGGTGGCAGGTCTCCCCAAAGAGGGCTCAGAGCCCACGGGGACAGAGGGTGCCCTTGTGGGGTGCCAGCACCTTTGGGACACCCACCCTTGTGGCCCGCAGGGGACTGTGGTGAGGAGCAAGCTGAGGTCACCGTGCTTCACCTCCACCCCCAAGGCCGGCCCTAAATGCTCCCAGCGAGGACTGGGGGAGCTGGGAGAGGGGACAGACCAGTCTGGGTGA
- the XKR5 gene encoding XK-related protein 5 isoform X3 encodes MACLVPGYAAQLLSILWFRADGHAPGCCLLALHLLQLGLWKRYWDVLRAAAKAGGSAGELLAQLGDVCVLRLLEALLQTLPHLLLQAYVVVAVDPAGFIPGVSAGLSLLSLAWALVSYSHFTFLMKPGHLSPPAAVILCLLLWRTGMLGTRVLALVLFARLYSFWVFAVAGVHWLLMSFWLGAQQTDIVTQPCRWRLFNCLLGAVYIFCYINVRPGPSRTRVAVFYAIMLMENTLLLLLGTRFLQVELRNSLTVTGAVMSGSLIGVTALVIYYSLLHPKSTEIWQGFLETMCSPAAAGDEEGSGESSQAEQSSGTLADEESLPVEGTKTEPQKETSSSLLQSKGGLEDSWTDHHHWLLVKLALKTGDVSVINAAFGDGGVGEAFPGGWMMGKAPGAEPGANLSLPMRDIPPSGLAVGNGGGIKASAGALGVAQEDGAGQEPDFPPSTSHPIGFSPDSTESSSVYFSASAGGIISPGTGTATSMALVQRDSKAQPPPGCLGEGGGGRGGDSSLGMPSISPILGACAHKCLQRSSSFGNTGSCGVAGLPKEGSEPTGTEGALVGCQHLWDTHPCGPQGTVVRSKLRSPCFTSTPKAGPKCSQRGLGELGEGTDQSG; translated from the exons ATGGCCTGCCTGGTGCCCGGCTACGCCGCTCAGCTCCTCAGCATCCTCTGGTTCCGGGCAGACGGACACGCACCCGGCTGCTGCCTCCTGGCGCTCCACCTCCTGCAGCTGGGCCTCTGGAAGCG GTACTGGGATGTTCTGCGGGCGGCGGCCAAGGCGGGCGGCAGTGccggggagctgctggctcagctCGGGGATGTTTGTGTGCTGCGGCTCCTGGAGGCCCTGCTGCAGACCCTGCCTCACCTCCTGCTCCAAGCCTATGTGGTGGTGGCCGTGGACCCAGCAGGATTCATCCCTG GTGTCagtgcagggctgtccctgctgtccctggcctgggctTTGGTCTCCTACAGCCACTTCACCTTCCTGATGAAGCCTGGACACCTGAGCCCACCAGCTGCTGTCatcctgtgcctgctgctctggaGGACAGGGATGCTGGGCACCCGGGTGCTGGCCCTGGTGCTCTTTGCCAGGCTCTATTCCTTCTGGGTTTTTGCTGTGGCAG GGGTGCACTGGCTGCTCATGTCCTTCTGGCTGGGGGCCCAGCAGACAGATATTGTGACCCAGCCGTGCCGCTGGAGGCTCTTCAACTGCCTGCTGGGAGCTGTCTACATCTTCTGCTACATCAACGTCCGCCCCGGCCCCTCCAGGACCAGGGTGGCCGTGTTTTATGCA ATAATGCTGATGGAGAACACGCTCCTGCTGCTGTTGGGCACCCGGTTCCTGCAGGTAGAGCTGAGGAACAGCCTGACTGTGACTGGGGCTGTCATGTCAGGGTCTTTAATAG GTGTCACAGCTCTGGTGATTTACTACAGCCTGCTCCACCCCAAGTCCACAGAGATCTGGCAGGGATTCCTGGAGACAATGTGcagtcctgcagcagctggggatgAGGAGGGGTCTGGAGAAAGCTCCCAAGCTGAGCAGAGTTCAGGGACTTTGGCAGATGAGGAGTCCTTGCCAGTGGAAGGGACCAAGACAGAGCCCCAAAAGGAGACCAGCTCATCACTGTTGCAGTCCAAGGGGGGTTTGGAGGACAGCTGGACAGACCATCACCACTGGCTGCTGGTGAAGCTGGCCTTGAAGACAGGAGATGTGTCCGTGATCAACGCAGCTTTCGGAGATGGCGGCGTGGGAGAGGCTTTTCCTGGAGGATGGATGATGGGGAAAGCCCCTGGAGCTGAGCCTGGGGCAAACCTTTCCCTCCCCATGAGGGACATCCCTCCCTCTGGACTGGCAGTGGGGAATGGAGGAGGCATCAAAGCCAGTGCTGGTGCTCTGGGAGTGGcacaggaggatggagcagggcaggagcctgATTTTCCCCCATCCACATCCCACCCCATTGGCTTCTCCCCGGATTCCACCGAGAGCTCCTCTGTGTATTTCAGTGCAAGTGCAGGAGGCATCATCtcccctgggacagggacagccacaaGCATGGCTCTGGTGCAAAGGGACAGCAAAGCTCAGCCTCCCCCAGGCTGcctgggagaaggaggaggaggaagaggaggggattCATCCCTTGGGATGCCCAGCATCAGCCCAATCCTGGGCGCTTGTGCCCACAAGTGTCTGCAGAGAAGCTCTTCCTTCGGCAACACGGGCAGCTGTGGGGTGGCAGGTCTCCCCAAAGAGGGCTCAGAGCCCACGGGGACAGAGGGTGCCCTTGTGGGGTGCCAGCACCTTTGGGACACCCACCCTTGTGGCCCGCAGGGGACTGTGGTGAGGAGCAAGCTGAGGTCACCGTGCTTCACCTCCACCCCCAAGGCCGGCCCTAAATGCTCCCAGCGAGGACTGGGGGAGCTGGGAGAGGGGACAGACCAGTCTGGGTGA